The proteins below are encoded in one region of Cyclopterus lumpus isolate fCycLum1 chromosome 8, fCycLum1.pri, whole genome shotgun sequence:
- the LOC117735655 gene encoding serine/threonine-protein phosphatase 4 catalytic subunit B gives MCVTMGDISDLDRQIEQLRRCELIKENEVKALCAKAREILVEESNVQRVDSPVTVCGDIHGQFYDLKELFRVGGDVPETNYLFMGDFVDRGFYSVETFLLLLALKVRYPDRITLIRGNHESRQITQVYGFYDECLRKYGSVTVWRYCTEIFDYLSLSAIIDGKIFCVHGGLSPSIQTLDQIRTIDRKQEVPHDGPMCDLLWSDPEDTTGWGVSPRGAGYLFGSDVVAQFNAANDIHMICRAHQLVMEGYKWHFNETVLTVWSAPNYCYRCGNVAAILELDEHLQREFIIFEAAPQETRGIPSKKPVADYFL, from the exons ATGTGTGTCACAATGGGGGACATCAGTGACCTGGACCGACAGATAGAGCAGCTCAGACGCTGTGAGCTCATCAAAGAAAACGAAGTCAAAGCACTGTGCGCCAAAGCCAG AGAGATTTTGGTTGAAGAAAGCAATGTTCAGAGAGTAGACTCTCCCGTCACG GTGTGTGGTGATATACATGGTCAGTTCTATGACTTGAAGGAGCTGTTTAGA GTGGGTGGCGACGTCCCGGAGACAAATTACCTCTTCATGGGCGACTTTGTGGACCGAGGCTTCTACAGTGTCGAGACATTCCTGCTTTTGCTAGCTCTTAAG GTACGTTATCCGGACAGGATAACCCTGATCCGGGGAAACCACGAGTCCCGCCAAATCACCCAGGTCTACGGCTTTTACGACGAGTGCCTCCGCAAGTACGGCTCTGTCACAGTGTGGCGGTACTGCACAGAGATATTCGACTACCTGTCCCTCTCCGCTATCATCGACGGCAAG ATCTTCTGCGTGCACGGCGGCTTGTCTCCCTCCATCCAGACACTGGACCAGATCCGGACCATtgacagaaaacaggaagttcCCCATGACGGCCCCATGTGTGACCTCCTGTGGTCGGACCCTGAAG ACACCACAGGGTGGGGGGTGAGTCCCAGGGGTGCCGGCTACTTGTTCGGCAGCGACGTGGTGGCGCAGTTCAACGCCGCCAACGACATCCACATGATCTGTCGAGCGCACCAGCTGGTCATGGAGGGCTACAAGTGGCATTTCAACGAGACGGTTCTCACTGTGTGGTCGGCACCCAACTACTGCTACAG GTGCGGCAATGTGGCGGCCATTTTGGAGCTGGACGAGCATCTACAGCGGGAGTTCATCATATTTGAGGCAGCACCGCAGGAGACCAGAGGCATCCCCTCCAAGAAGCCAGTAGCTGACTATTTCCTGTGA
- the cln3 gene encoding battenin isoform X1, which yields MERTSINAVQRPDVNGGDDGTCTQWRNWSGFWLLGLCNNFAYVVMLSAAHDILQKQQSQNATASTSATMAVEFQGGNSSNSSRYDCNPVSTAAVLLADILPTLVIKLSAPFVIHKLPYGFRVLFCAVMAATSFLLVSFSSAVWMSILGVIFASIGAGLGELSFLSLTVYFSRDVLGAWGSGTGGAGVAGALIYSGLTQVGLSPRVTLLIMLVIPFAMLLSYFFLLVLPHSLPQWRDREAEYTAVVSEDRQALMDGSEEEEEQENSIPGHVLPFNVAEDRTSGPLTCTEKLHVIKSLLRFVLPLGLVYFAEYFINQGLMELLYFPKLFLSHAEQYRWYQTLYQVGVLVSRSSLCCVKIRNLWALSLLQVVNAVLLLFAVRFLFLPSVWLVFAIVIYEGLLGGAAYVNTFYFISKETGDRHREFAMAAASVGDSLGIAVAGLIAFPVNRYFCSL from the exons ATGGAGCGGACCAGCATCAACGCAGTTCAACGCCCTGACGTCAACGGCGGGGACGACG GTACTTGCACACAATGGCGCAACTGGAGTGGGTTTTG GCTCCTTGGATTGTGCAACAACTTTGCGTATGTGGTAATGCTGAGCGCCGCTCACGACATCCTCCAAAAACAACAGTCCCAAAACGCCACAGCATCT ACTTCAGCCACAATGGCCGTGGAATTCCAAGGTGGAAACAGTAGCAACAGTAGCCGCTATGACTGCAACCCTGTCTCAACTGCG GCTGTGCTGTTGGCTGACATCCTCCCGACGCTCGTCATCAAGTTGTCCGCTCCCTTTGTGATCCACAAACTGCCTTATGG TTTTCGAGTGTTGTTCTGCGCCGTCATGGCAGCAACCAgtttcctccttgtgtccttCTCCTCAGCCGTATGGATGAGCATTCTTG GTGTGATCTTTGCCAGTATCGGTGCTGGACTGGGAGaactttccttcctctctctcaccgtCTACTTCAGCAG GGATGTATTGGGAGCTTGGGGCTCAGGCACTGGCGGCGCCGGTGTGGCCGGAGCCCTCATATACTCGGGCCTCACCCAAGTCGGCCTGTCACCCCGGGTTACACTTCTCATCATGTTGGTGATCCCGTTCGCTATGTTGCTGAG CTATTTTTTCCTGCTGGTCCTCCCCCATTCATTACCTCAGTGGAGAGACAGGGAGGCGGAATACACAGCCGTGGTCTCCGAGGACCGACAAGCGCTGATGGATGGatcggaggaagaggaggagcaggagaattCGATCCCAG GCCATGTTCTTCCCTTCAATGTAGCAGAGGACAGGACCTCCGGACCGCTCACCTGCACAGAGAAACTTCATGTCATCAAA AGCCTGCTGAGGTTTGTGTTGCCCCTGGGATTGGTCTACTTCGCTGAGTACTTCATCAACCAGGGTCTG ATGGAGCTCCTGTATTTCCCAAAACTCTTCCTGTCCCATGCGGAACAGTATCGCTG gtACCAGACGCTGTACCAAGTTGGTGTGCTGGTGTCTCGTTCGTCCCTGTGCTGTGTGAAGATCAGGAATCTGTGGGCTCTCTCTTTGCTTCAG GTGGTGAACGCCGTGCTGCTCCTGTTCGCAGTGCGCTTCCTGTTTCTGCCCAGTGTCTGGCTGGTGTTCGCTATCGTCATCTACGAGGGCCTGCTGGGCGGAGCAGCATACGTCAACACCTTCTACTTCATCAGCAAGGAG ACCggagacagacacagggagTTCGCCATGGCCGCTGCCAGCGTAGGAGACAGTCTGGGCATCGCTGTGGCCGGACTCATTGCGTTTCCCGTGAACAGATACTTCTGCTCCCTATGA
- the cln3 gene encoding battenin isoform X2, with protein sequence MERTSINAVQRPDVNGGDDGTCTQWRNWSGFWLLGLCNNFAYVVMLSAAHDILQKQQSQNATASTSATMAVEFQGGNSSNSSRYDCNPVSTAAVLLADILPTLVIKLSAPFVIHKLPYGFRVLFCAVMAATSFLLVSFSSAVWMSILGVIFASIGAGLGELSFLSLTVYFSRDVLGAWGSGTGGAGVAGALIYSGLTQVGLSPRVTLLIMLVIPFAMLLSYFFLLVLPHSLPQWRDREAEYTAVVSEDRQALMDGSEEEEEQENSIPAEDRTSGPLTCTEKLHVIKSLLRFVLPLGLVYFAEYFINQGLMELLYFPKLFLSHAEQYRWYQTLYQVGVLVSRSSLCCVKIRNLWALSLLQVVNAVLLLFAVRFLFLPSVWLVFAIVIYEGLLGGAAYVNTFYFISKETGDRHREFAMAAASVGDSLGIAVAGLIAFPVNRYFCSL encoded by the exons ATGGAGCGGACCAGCATCAACGCAGTTCAACGCCCTGACGTCAACGGCGGGGACGACG GTACTTGCACACAATGGCGCAACTGGAGTGGGTTTTG GCTCCTTGGATTGTGCAACAACTTTGCGTATGTGGTAATGCTGAGCGCCGCTCACGACATCCTCCAAAAACAACAGTCCCAAAACGCCACAGCATCT ACTTCAGCCACAATGGCCGTGGAATTCCAAGGTGGAAACAGTAGCAACAGTAGCCGCTATGACTGCAACCCTGTCTCAACTGCG GCTGTGCTGTTGGCTGACATCCTCCCGACGCTCGTCATCAAGTTGTCCGCTCCCTTTGTGATCCACAAACTGCCTTATGG TTTTCGAGTGTTGTTCTGCGCCGTCATGGCAGCAACCAgtttcctccttgtgtccttCTCCTCAGCCGTATGGATGAGCATTCTTG GTGTGATCTTTGCCAGTATCGGTGCTGGACTGGGAGaactttccttcctctctctcaccgtCTACTTCAGCAG GGATGTATTGGGAGCTTGGGGCTCAGGCACTGGCGGCGCCGGTGTGGCCGGAGCCCTCATATACTCGGGCCTCACCCAAGTCGGCCTGTCACCCCGGGTTACACTTCTCATCATGTTGGTGATCCCGTTCGCTATGTTGCTGAG CTATTTTTTCCTGCTGGTCCTCCCCCATTCATTACCTCAGTGGAGAGACAGGGAGGCGGAATACACAGCCGTGGTCTCCGAGGACCGACAAGCGCTGATGGATGGatcggaggaagaggaggagcaggagaattCGATCCCAG CAGAGGACAGGACCTCCGGACCGCTCACCTGCACAGAGAAACTTCATGTCATCAAA AGCCTGCTGAGGTTTGTGTTGCCCCTGGGATTGGTCTACTTCGCTGAGTACTTCATCAACCAGGGTCTG ATGGAGCTCCTGTATTTCCCAAAACTCTTCCTGTCCCATGCGGAACAGTATCGCTG gtACCAGACGCTGTACCAAGTTGGTGTGCTGGTGTCTCGTTCGTCCCTGTGCTGTGTGAAGATCAGGAATCTGTGGGCTCTCTCTTTGCTTCAG GTGGTGAACGCCGTGCTGCTCCTGTTCGCAGTGCGCTTCCTGTTTCTGCCCAGTGTCTGGCTGGTGTTCGCTATCGTCATCTACGAGGGCCTGCTGGGCGGAGCAGCATACGTCAACACCTTCTACTTCATCAGCAAGGAG ACCggagacagacacagggagTTCGCCATGGCCGCTGCCAGCGTAGGAGACAGTCTGGGCATCGCTGTGGCCGGACTCATTGCGTTTCCCGTGAACAGATACTTCTGCTCCCTATGA
- the cln3 gene encoding battenin isoform X3, with translation MERTSINAVQRPDVNGGDDGTCTQWRNWSGFWLLGLCNNFAYVVMLSAAHDILQKQQSQNATASTSATMAVEFQGGNSSNSSRYDCNPVSTAAVLLADILPTLVIKLSAPFVIHKLPYGFRVLFCAVMAATSFLLVSFSSAVWMSILGVIFASIGAGLGELSFLSLTVYFSRDVLGAWGSGTGGAGVAGALIYSGLTQVGLSPRVTLLIMLVIPFAMLLSYFFLLVLPHSLPQWRDREAEYTAVVSEDRQALMDGSEEEEEQENSIPGHVLPFNVAEDRTSGPLTCTEKLHVIKSLLRFVLPLGLVYFAEYFINQGLMELLYFPKLFLSHAEQYRWYQTLYQVGVLVSRSSLCCVKIRNLWALSLLQCASCFCPVSGWCSLSSSTRACWAEQHTSTPSTSSARRPETDTGSSPWPLPA, from the exons ATGGAGCGGACCAGCATCAACGCAGTTCAACGCCCTGACGTCAACGGCGGGGACGACG GTACTTGCACACAATGGCGCAACTGGAGTGGGTTTTG GCTCCTTGGATTGTGCAACAACTTTGCGTATGTGGTAATGCTGAGCGCCGCTCACGACATCCTCCAAAAACAACAGTCCCAAAACGCCACAGCATCT ACTTCAGCCACAATGGCCGTGGAATTCCAAGGTGGAAACAGTAGCAACAGTAGCCGCTATGACTGCAACCCTGTCTCAACTGCG GCTGTGCTGTTGGCTGACATCCTCCCGACGCTCGTCATCAAGTTGTCCGCTCCCTTTGTGATCCACAAACTGCCTTATGG TTTTCGAGTGTTGTTCTGCGCCGTCATGGCAGCAACCAgtttcctccttgtgtccttCTCCTCAGCCGTATGGATGAGCATTCTTG GTGTGATCTTTGCCAGTATCGGTGCTGGACTGGGAGaactttccttcctctctctcaccgtCTACTTCAGCAG GGATGTATTGGGAGCTTGGGGCTCAGGCACTGGCGGCGCCGGTGTGGCCGGAGCCCTCATATACTCGGGCCTCACCCAAGTCGGCCTGTCACCCCGGGTTACACTTCTCATCATGTTGGTGATCCCGTTCGCTATGTTGCTGAG CTATTTTTTCCTGCTGGTCCTCCCCCATTCATTACCTCAGTGGAGAGACAGGGAGGCGGAATACACAGCCGTGGTCTCCGAGGACCGACAAGCGCTGATGGATGGatcggaggaagaggaggagcaggagaattCGATCCCAG GCCATGTTCTTCCCTTCAATGTAGCAGAGGACAGGACCTCCGGACCGCTCACCTGCACAGAGAAACTTCATGTCATCAAA AGCCTGCTGAGGTTTGTGTTGCCCCTGGGATTGGTCTACTTCGCTGAGTACTTCATCAACCAGGGTCTG ATGGAGCTCCTGTATTTCCCAAAACTCTTCCTGTCCCATGCGGAACAGTATCGCTG gtACCAGACGCTGTACCAAGTTGGTGTGCTGGTGTCTCGTTCGTCCCTGTGCTGTGTGAAGATCAGGAATCTGTGGGCTCTCTCTTTGCTTCAG TGCGCTTCCTGTTTCTGCCCAGTGTCTGGCTGGTGTTCGCTATCGTCATCTACGAGGGCCTGCTGGGCGGAGCAGCATACGTCAACACCTTCTACTTCATCAGCAAGGAG ACCggagacagacacagggagTTCGCCATGGCCGCTGCCAGCGTAG
- the dus1l gene encoding tRNA-dihydrouridine(16/17) synthase [NAD(P)(+)]-like: protein MAKLQGFEFWRKTLKEARFVVAPMVDQSELAWRLLSRRHGAQLCYTPMLHAQVFVRDANYRRENLYNEVCQEDRPLITQFCANDPEVFLQAALLAQDYCDAIDLNLGCPQMIAKRGHYGAFLQDEWELLEKMVRLAHEKLSVPITCKIRVFKELERTVRYAQMLEKAGCQLITVHGRTKDQKGAMTGIANWEHIMAVRKAVNIPVFANGNIQHLSDVERCIQETGVQGVMSAEGNLHNPALFEECSPPVWEMAEEYLEVVKQYPPCTLSFVRAHLFKLWHHTLQIHHDLREELAKVKNLEGLAGVSKKLRLRCQEEITRGKEKEKEGGLPFPHWICQPYVRPAPKEPDGNSKGSEVQKTMCQKRALEDLDATADTLSKNKQKKRSRNPNKNFSPEQKPKYIKCEQCGNPKGNKCVFNLCRGCCKKKAFKEVADCPSHGLRFKTRAEKQKAEKNAKKEEGEATKDGDATTTEEGEATETERSCSSSSPQPPSDPSIELQVQSKTPLPL from the exons ATGGCCAAGCTCCAGGGCTTCGAGTTCTGGAGGAAGACCCTGAAGGAGGCCCGCTTTGTGGTGGCACCCATGGTGGACCAGAGCGAGTTGGCCTGGCGCCTGCTCAGCCGCCGGCATGGCGCCCAGCTCTGCTACACCCCCATGCTGCATGCCCAGGTGTTTGTCCGCGATGCCAACTACAGGCGGGAAAACCTCTACAATGAGGTGTGTCAGGAGGACAGACCTCTCATCACACAG TTTTGTGCCAACGACCCGGAGGTGTTCCTTCAGGCCGCCCTGCTGGCCCAGGACTACTGCGATGCCATCGACCTCAACCTAGGCTGTCCGCAGATGATCGCCAAGAGAG GGCACTACGGAGCTTTCCTCCAAGACGAGTGGGAGCTGTTGGAGAAAATGG TCAGGTTGGCGCACGAAAAGCTTTCTGTTCCCATTACGTGCAAGATCCGCGTGTtcaaggagctggagaggacGGTCCGCTATGCCCAGATGCTGGAGAAAGCCGGGTGTCAG CTGATTACGGTGCACGGCCGAACAAAAGACCAGAAAGGGGCCATGACAGGCATCGCTAACTGGGAGCACATTATGGCAGTACG gaAGGCAGTAAATATTCCAGTGTTTGCAAACGGCAACATTCAGCACCTGAGTGATGTGGAGCGCTGCATTCAGGAGACGGGAGTGCAGGGAGTCATGAGTGCAG agGGGAACCTCCACAACCCGGCGCTGTTTGAAGAATGCAGCCCACCCGTGTGGGAGATGGCAGAGGAATATCTGGAGGTGGTGAAGCAGTATCCCCCCTGCACTCTGTCCTTTGTACGAGCACACCTCTTCAAGCTCTGGCACCACAC gctgcaGATCCACCATGACCTGAGAGAGGAGCTGGCCAAGGTGAAGAACCTGGAGGGTTTGGCTGGTGTCAGCAAAAAGCTGAGGCTGCGCTGCCAG GAGGAGATCaccagaggaaaggagaaggagaaggagggcggCCTGCCGTTTCCCCACTGGATCTGCCAGCCGTATGTCAGACCAGC GCCAAAGGAGCCAGACGGCAACAGCAAGGGCTCAGAGGTGCAGAAGACAATGTGTCAGAAGAGGGCGCTCGAGGATTTGGACGCAACGGCTGACACACTCTCGAAAAACAAGCAGAAGAAGAGATCCCGAAACCCCAACAAGAACTTCAGTCCCGAGCAGAAAC CCAAGTACATCAAGTGTGAGCAGTGTGGGAACCCaaag ggaaataaatgtgtcttCAACCTGTGTCGAGGCTGCTGTAAGAAGAAGGCCTTCAAGGAGGTGGCCGACTGCCCAA GCCACGGGTTGAGGTTCAAAACCAgggcagagaaacagaaagctGAGAAGAATgcgaagaaggaggagggggaggcgaCAAAGGATGGGGACGCAACGACGactgaggagggggaggcgacagagacggagagaagctgcagcagcagctctcctcAGCCCCCCTCAGACCCAAGTATAGAGCTGCAGGTGCAGTCCAAAACACCGCTGCCACTATGA